GTAACAAATGATTTTAGTAAATGGGGTCAGTTTCCACTTATTTATTTCTTAATATTAATGTTTATAGGTGGTTGCGCTGGATCTACTGCTTGCGGTATTAAAATATTTAGGGTTCAAATACTTTATCAATTTATATCAAATCAATTAAAGAGAATTATTTATCCAAGAGGAATATTTAATATTAAATACGATAAAAATAATGTTGATGAAAAATTTATGGCATCAATTATTTCTTTCATATTCTTATATATATTAATTTTCTTTGTTATTACTGCTTTGCTATCTGTAGATGGTTTAGATTTCATTACAGCTATATCTGCTGCTGCTACATCTATCTCAAATGTTGGACCTGGATTAGGCGATATAATAGGTCCAAATGGAAATTTTTCTTACCTGTCTAATTTTTCAAAATGGATCTTGAGTATAGGAATGATACTAGGAAGGTTGGAACTATTTGCGGTGCTTGTATTATTTATTCCCTCCTTTTGGAGAAAATACTGATGATTAAAAAAGAGGAAAAAATTTCAAATTTATTTAAATATTATTTTGATATTCGAATGTTAAGAATATTACTCCTTGGTGCAATCAGTGGTTTTCCATGGGTTTTGATAGGAAGCAGTTTATCTTTATGGCTAAAAGAAGAGGGGTTAAGTAGATCAACAATAGGATGGGCAGGTCTGATATTTGGAGTGTATGCATTCAACTATTTATGGGCGCCTTTAATTGACAGGATACAAATTCCTTTTCTAACAAAAAAAATTGGTCACAGACGTGGCTGGATAGTTTTAATGCAATTGGTAATTTTAATTTCTTTAATACTATGGAGTTTAATAAATCCATCTGAAAACTTAGCTTTACTAATATCTATTGGTCTGGTGATAGCTATTGCCTCATCCACACAAGATATAACTGTTGATGCCTTAAGAATTGAGCAAGTAGGAGAAAATGAAACTAAGTCTATGGCAGCGGGGGCAGCTATGGCTGTTGTTGGTTGGTGGACTGGTTATAAGCTTGGTGGAGTTATAGCTTTGTTCACTGCAGAATATTTTGAAAACATAGGAGTTAATAATTACTGGCAAGCAACTTTTATAGTTATGGGTGTGGTAGTAATTTTAATGAATATTGCCCTAATGTTTGTTCATGAAAATAGTTATACAGAAAGAATTTTATCTCAAAAAAAAACAGATGAAATAATTAAAAATAAACTTGGAAATAATAATTTTTTAACAAAGATTTTATCTTGGTTATCAGGCACTATAGGAGGTCCAGTAATAAGTTTTTTTAAGAAAAACGGATTTTCAATAGCAATAGGAATTTTAGGATTTGTTTTCTTGTTTAAAATTGGGGAGGCTTTTTTAGGTAGAATGTCTATCGTTTTTTATAAAGAGCTTGGTTTTTCAAAATCAGATATTGCAATATATTCAAAAACACTTGGATGGATTACAACAGTTGTATTTACATTGTTGGGTGGACTGTTTGCAATAAGATCTGGAACAGTCAAAACAATGTTTATAGCAGGAGGTTTGATGGCTATAACAAATTTAATGTTTACACTACTTGCTTGGAGTGGAAAATCTGAATTATTATTCGCTGCAGCTGTGATATTAGATGATATAGCAGCTGCATTCGCAACTGTAGCATTTGTTGCATTCATATCTTTACTTGTAGATAGAACCTATACAGCTACACAATATGCGCTTCTTGCATCTATAGGAACAGCAGGTAGAACTTTGCTAGCATCATCATCAGGATCTTTGGTGGATTGGTTAAACGGTGATTGGGGAATTTTTTTCATTATTACGGCATTAATGGTTATCCCGTCACTAGTTTG
The Candidatus Pelagibacter sp. RS40 DNA segment above includes these coding regions:
- a CDS encoding AmpG family muropeptide MFS transporter produces the protein MIKKEEKISNLFKYYFDIRMLRILLLGAISGFPWVLIGSSLSLWLKEEGLSRSTIGWAGLIFGVYAFNYLWAPLIDRIQIPFLTKKIGHRRGWIVLMQLVILISLILWSLINPSENLALLISIGLVIAIASSTQDITVDALRIEQVGENETKSMAAGAAMAVVGWWTGYKLGGVIALFTAEYFENIGVNNYWQATFIVMGVVVILMNIALMFVHENSYTERILSQKKTDEIIKNKLGNNNFLTKILSWLSGTIGGPVISFFKKNGFSIAIGILGFVFLFKIGEAFLGRMSIVFYKELGFSKSDIAIYSKTLGWITTVVFTLLGGLFAIRSGTVKTMFIAGGLMAITNLMFTLLAWSGKSELLFAAAVILDDIAAAFATVAFVAFISLLVDRTYTATQYALLASIGTAGRTLLASSSGSLVDWLNGDWGIFFIITALMVIPSLVCLWFIRKKLKLSEK